The Desulfovibrio fairfieldensis sequence ATCAGGCTCGGCGGCAAACCTTTGGCTTTGGCCGTGAGGATGTAATCCTGGCGCAGCACTTCCAGCATGCAGGCGCGCATATAGCGCGACATGCCGGCCAGACCGCCGATGGTGTAGACCAGAATGGGCAGCGCCAGATGCCGGGCCAGATCACAGAGTTTCCCCCAAGGGCTCAGGCTGGCGTAATCCATAGACGTCAGGCCGGAAATAGGCAGCCACTGAAGATCGATGCCGAAGAACATCATCAACAGCAGGGCCAGCCAGAAGGAGGGCATGGCGAAACCCAGAAAGACCAGCACGGTCACGCTGCGGTCCAGCAAGGAGTTACGCTTGCAGGCCGAGAGTATGCCCACGGGAATGGCGATGATCAGGGTCAGCACCAGGGAAATCACATTCATGGACACGGTCAGGGGCAAGCGTTCCAGAATTTTGTCCAGCACGGGCCGCGCGTCCGCGGACATGGAATTGCCGAAATCAAAATGCAGCAGGCGCAGCAGCCAGTCCCCGTACTGAATATAGAGGGGGCGATCCAGGCCGTAGAGCGCTTCCAGCCGCTGGCGTGCCGCTTCGCCCGCCAGGGGGTTCAGGGTGGTTTCCATGTCCGTCGGTGAGCCGGGGGCCAGATGGATGACCCAGAAGGAGATCAGGGTGATGCCCCAGAGCACCAGTAACATCCAGAGGGTTTTTCTGGCGGCTCTCAGGGCAATGGCCGCGATGCGGCCCCGACGGCCGCGGACAGGGGAAGGGGACTGACTCATAGAGGGAAGGGCGGCTTACTCCGTCCGCGTCAGCCACTGGCGC is a genomic window containing:
- a CDS encoding ABC transporter permease, translating into MSQSPSPVRGRRGRIAAIALRAARKTLWMLLVLWGITLISFWVIHLAPGSPTDMETTLNPLAGEAARQRLEALYGLDRPLYIQYGDWLLRLLHFDFGNSMSADARPVLDKILERLPLTVSMNVISLVLTLIIAIPVGILSACKRNSLLDRSVTVLVFLGFAMPSFWLALLLMMFFGIDLQWLPISGLTSMDYASLSPWGKLCDLARHLALPILVYTIGGLAGMSRYMRACMLEVLRQDYILTAKAKGLPPSLIIRRHALRNALLPVITLLGLSVPGLIGGSVIIESIFALPGLGQLFYSAVMARDYTMIMGNLVLGAVLTLAGNLLADVCYGLADPRIRASGEQN